One stretch of Rhizoctonia solani chromosome 8, complete sequence DNA includes these proteins:
- a CDS encoding Retrotransposon-derived protein PEG10, which produces MVRPGRPSLANPFQPIRATGGYNSKEEEPRQEVKKEPCRASRGLSSLTPFNEGMGTKHPKMELPNPYKGNTRGHKATQWLDCILLWVALHQHQFNEEQHMVVWILYHMEDKVANWALPLINNIIKGKVLAPRTIKSLGMRFKQVFADPDAKQATAQKIAALTQTSSTKVKELLSTKDSIPDKLEAIFAASIKIDNTHHKNKENGPKKVTKSLVTATSSTTTTHRVHLPKDPNYVTPEERDHCCEAGLCIKCRQKGHGIKQCPNGWKALIKEAAKVVEVTQLEKE; this is translated from the exons atggttaggcctggaaGACCTTCCCTTGCCAACCCCTTCCAACCAATTAGGGCTACAGGTGGATACAACTCAaaggaggaagaaccaaggcaaGAAGTCAAGAAGGAGCCTTGCAGAGCATCTAGGGGTTTGAGTTCACTCACCCCATTTAATGAAGGTATGGGCACCAAACatcccaaaatggaactcCCCAACCCTTACAAAGGCAATACCAGGGGACATAAGGCCACCCAGTGGCTGGACTGCATACTGCTGTGGGTAGCTCTTCACCAGCACCAGTTCAATGAAGAACAACatatggttgtgtggattctATACCACATGGAAGACAAGGTTGCCAATTGGGCCCTCCCCCTGATCAACAATATTATTAAGGGAAAAGTTTTGGCCCCCAGGACCATCAAGTCTCTTGGGATGAGATTCAAACAGGTGTTTGCagacccagatgccaaacaaGCCACTGCACAGAAGATTGCTGCACTCACCCAAACCTCCTCCACA aaggtcaaggaactcctatcaaccaaggattCCATTCCAGACAAACTTGAGGCCATTTTTGCAGCTTCTATTAAAATTGATAACACCCACCacaaaaacaaggagaatgGTCCCAAGAAGGTCACCAAGTCACTGGTCACTGCAAcctcttccaccaccaccactcacaGGGTCCATTTACCCAAGGACCCTAACTATGTCACTCCTGAGGAGAGGGACCATTGTTGTGAAGCTGGTCTCTGCATTAAATGCAGACAAAAGGGGCATGGTATCAagcaatgccccaatggATGGAAAGCCCTGATCAAAGAGGCAGCCAAGGTTGTGGAGGTCACCCAGTTGGAAAAAGAAtga
- a CDS encoding Retrotransposable element Tf2 protein produces MHDYPTDPLKTLVDSGTTFNFISLAIVEKYKIPKILLKNPQVVRMLDGTISQTGCIWHQVQLAVLANGHTHSIPFLVCPIGNTPAIIGMTWLAQELPLRDWSLGNITFPKQIQIVSAEEADPDPLANCPSQYVTPSKHIPLELDKFSNISTIFYTLNIFVFSIM; encoded by the coding sequence ATGCATGACTACCCAACAGACCCTCTGAAAACCCTTGTAGACTCAGGCACTACCTTCAACTTCATCTCCCTTGCAATTgtagaaaaatacaaaattccaaaaatcctgctcaaaaatccacaagtagtgagaatgctagatggtaccatctctcagactggttgcatatggcaccaggttcaacttgcagtTTTGGCTAATGGCCACACACACTCCATCCCTTTCCTTGTATGCCCCATTGGAAACACCCCTGCCAtaattggcatgacatggcttgCTCAGGAGTTGCCTCTCAGAGACTGGTCCTTAGGCAACATCACCTTTCCTAAGCAAATTCAGATTGTGTCAgcagaagaagcagacccagACCCATTAGCCAATTGTCCCTCACAATATGTTACACCCTctaaacatataccactagaattGGACAAattttctaatatttctactattttttacacactcaatatctttgttttttcaatcatgtga
- a CDS encoding Retrotransposon-derived protein PEG10 — translation MEPEPTIIDLLAAITALTSTVRSLQDQVKSQGKLITQLLAICKETANPVGNKDQGATQAKPGPLTGPITPSTQSGGQANTPRTARPGLSALFQPIRSTVGYNPEEEGPRREIKKEPWTECPKMELPDPYKGDTQRQKATQQLDWMLLWVALHSNQFDKEEQMVAANWALPLINNIIKGKGSAPTTIKALGLCFKEAFADPDTKRAAAHKIAALVQTASTAEYIAEFCNEVAELDWNKEACIAQFTRGLHWKVKELLSTKDNIPDNLEAIFAASIKTDNTHWENKENHPKKAAKAPVTATTSTTTTHWVCLSKDPNYVTPEEQDCCHTAGLCIKCSQNGHGIKQCPNGWKAILKETAKVAESEELGKE, via the exons atggaaccagagccaaccATTATTGATCTCCTTGCAGCTATCACTGCCCTCACCTCCACAGTCaggtccttgcaggaccaagtcaaatCACAAGGCAAGCTCATCACTCAGCTGcttgccatatgcaaggaaactgccaaccctgttggcaacaaggaccaaggggcaacccaagccaagcctggcccattgactgggcctattACCCCTTCCACCCAATCAGGAGGACAAGCCAACACTCCAAGAACAGCTAGGCCTGGGCTTAGTGCCCTGTTCCAACCAATTAGAAGCACAGTTGGATACAACCCAGAGGAAGAGGGGCCAAGGAGGGAGATCAAAAAAGAGCCAT GGACTGAATGTCCCAAAATGGAATTGCCAGACCCCTACAAGGGTGATACACAAAGACAGAAAGCCACACAACAGCTTGATTGGATGCTCCTATGGGTGGCCCTCCACTCCAatcaatttgacaaagaagaacAGATGGTG GCTGCCAATTGGGCCCTCCCCCTCATAAACAACATCATTAAGGGCAAGGGAAGCGCCCCTACAACAATCAAGGCCCTAGGGCTCTGCTTCAAGGAAGCATTTGCAGACCCAGACACCAAGAGAGCTGCTGCGCACAAAATTGCTGCCCTTGTCCAGACCGCCTCAACAGCAGAATACATTGCTGAGTTCTGCAATGAGGTTGCAgagcttgattggaacaaAGAAGCATGTATTGCGCAATTCACTAGGGGCCTTCATTGGAAGgttaaggaactcctgtccactaAGGACAACATCCCAGACAATcttgaggccatatttgctgCCTCAATCAAAACTGACAATACCCattgggaaaacaaggagaaccacCCCAAAAAGGCAGCCAAGGCCCCAGTCACTgcaaccacttccaccactaccactcaTTGGGTCTGCCTATCtaaggaccccaactatgtcACCCCTGAGGAACAAGATTGCTGCCACACAGCAGGACTGTGCATCAAGTGCAGCCAAAATGGCCATGggatcaaacagtgcccaaATGGTTGGAAAGCTATCCTAAAAGAAACAGCTAAGGTAGCTGAGTCTgaggagttgggaaaagaataa
- a CDS encoding Retrotransposable element Tf2 protein encodes MLNGTISQTGCIWHQAQLAVLANGHSHSIPFLVCPIGDTPAILGMTWLSQESSLIDWTSGTITFPDQVQIALEEDADLDPLADLQPNITNLEYDIAIDLLPDAKLSLGSIYSMTDAESKALKQHIEVELATGKIFPSTSSAGAPAMKLNDVTLKNVYPLPRQDDVMAKLHHAKIFTKLDLRWGYNNVQIKAGDEWKTVFRTKYGLFEYLPFQDLIDITMGIYLDNILIFLEKMEEHPEHLSKYHFQVTTVDYLGIVISPARLSTDQKKIEAVTTWPMPRTVKQVQAFVGSVACPLHNLTKKEIPWSWGNLEEEAFQELKCLVTKSPVLIHSNSNLPYHLETDTSGVAMGAIFSQRGTDNQLHPVAHMSKSFSDVQLVSIQFLPSAVA; translated from the exons ATGTTAAATGGTactatttcccagactggttgcatttggcaccaggctCAACTTgcagtcttggccaatggccactcacactccattcctttcctagtTTGTCCCATTGGAGACACACCagccatacttggcatgacatggctctcTCAGGAGTCATCCCTCATTGACTGGACTTCAGGGACAATCACCTTCCCAGATCAAGTACAAATTGCCTTAGAAGAAGATGCAGATCTAGACCCCCTAGCTGACCTACAGCCCAATATCACAAATTT ggaatatgacattgccaTAGACCTCCTCCCAGATGCTAAACTCTCCCTGGGCTCCATTTACAGCATGACAGATGCAGAGTCTAAAGCCCTGAAACAACATATTGAAGTAGAATTAGCCACAGGCAAGATTTTCCCCAGTACTTCTTCAGCAGGGGCCCCTgccat GAAGCTCAATGATGTTACGCtcaaaaatgtctacccCTTACCTAGGCAGGATGACGTAATGGCCAAGTTGcatcatgccaagatattcACAAAACTAGACCTAAGGTGGGGCTATAACAATGTACAGATCAAGGctggagatgaatggaaaacagtgTTTAGAACAAAAtatgggctatttgaatatctg ccCTTCCAAGATCTCATTGACATTACCATGGGCATCTATTTGGACaacatcttgatcttcttggaaaAAATGGAAGAACACCCAGAACAT CTATCAAAATATCACTTCCAGGTCACTACAGTGGACTATCTTggtattgtcatctccccagCCAGACTCTCAAcagatcagaagaagatagAAGCAGTAACCACCTGGCCCATGCCCAGAAcagtcaaacaagtccaggcctttgtagg ctctgTGGCATGCCCCCTCCATaatctcacaaaaaaggaaatcccttggtcatggggaaatctggaagaggaagcattTCAGGAATTGAAATGCCTGGTCACCAAGTCACCAGTACTAATCCACTCCAATTCCAATCTACCCTACCACTTAGAGACAGACAcctcaggggtagccatgggagccatctttAGTCAAAGAGGGACAGACAACCAATTACACCCAGTAGCACacatgtcaaaatccttctcaGATGTACAATTGGTGTCTATCCAATTCTTGCCATCAGCTGTGGCATaa
- a CDS encoding Retrotransposable element Tf2 protein: MSIEPLFCAALQTNKSPLLTIDIEGITDTQTALIDSGSSANFIHPQFACSHNIPLIELDSPCCVIGIHGKQVQNPIRFKAWLVFSSQNRQFSAIFYALPLGNRNLILGTPWLKLANPDIDWTTMKVSLCLATEAQAGSISPEPQNLPVEFQEFQKVFSEEFFTTLPEHCPYDIAIDLEEDKQPPYGPIYSMTPAEREALKEHIDSELAAGKIVPTTSPAGAPVMFVKRADGSLCLVVDYCQLNAITIKDRYALPRQDKLTEKLRHAKIFTKLDLRNGYHNIRIKEGDEWKAAFCTALGHFAPTVMQFGLSNAPAVFMRFMNNIFHDLLDISVVVYLDDILIFSNSREEHVEHVKEVLSCLLKHNLFCNPAKCYFFVTEVTYIGLVITPEGISMEKDKVQAIMDWLEPQNVKQKEQPWIWLEEQKAAFDTIKAEICKEPVLAHPDESKPYTLETDTSGAAMGAVLSQRKEDGCLHPVAFMSASFSPAELNYDTHDKELLAIICAFEHWRIFLEGTEQPITVFTDHKNLEYWKSARTFNRRHSQKPDALSRQLDHMDLEPSPQVMIPESHFEAFSAHIDLSLLDQIKEATQEDPSLDTILLAVSDPKSMPHSIAQKFKDYTIQKGLLLYQGRVVVPDEPEIKQQLLSHFHDSPASGHQGRAQTLESKGHAHNYALNLLSVPAGPWEDISYDFIVKFPKCKGYDSILVVVDRFSKMMHLVPCKETATAKDVAQMFLEHLLKALYKSLQITPSFSTAYHPQSDGQTEIKNLWLEAYLCPFINHRQSDWVDWLPLAEFAHNNARSKATGKLPFEIVYGCSPVISPLLEPTGLPIADDRAKQLAETIQAVQASIKWAQERYKQADTGKPPPEFQPGGKVWLLASNITLQCPNKKLDHKQYGPFPTMKIHDVFHVSLLSAFKQDTEFDCTFTPLLPVITAEGEEEYKVDRFVDWAAEDRIWKYRVRWKGYAPHEDTQEPAKDLQHCKDKLRNFFANYPDAPAANNAICYGYDISSIIYFAYVMEAEDAEGFFGCLKECQPCDMAMGYTNLKAFTGYFYRDRGALPQGVCEPKALKKATVNLPLGVQEDREVSPGLFLGPPY, from the exons ATGTCTATAGAACCCTTGTTTTGTGCAGCCCTGCAAACCAATAAATCACCACTGCTCACTATAGACATAGAAGGAATCACAGACACTCAAACTGCTTTGATTGATTCTGGTTCTTCCGCTAACTtcattcatccccaatttgcCTGTTCTCACAACATTCCACTCATTGAATTGGATTCCCCATGCTGTGTCATTGGCATTCAtggcaaacaagtccaaaacCCTATCCGCTTCAAGGCTTGGTTAGTCTTTAGCTCTCAAAACAGGCAATTTTCCGCCATCTTCTATGCTCTTccccttggaaacagaaacCTTATCCTTGGAACCCCATGGCTCAAATTGGCTAATCCAGACATTGATTGGACCACCATGAAAGTTTCACTCTGCTTAGCTACAGAAGCACAAGCTGGCAGCATCAGCCCTGAGCCTCAGAACCTCCCTGTTGAATTCCAGGAGTTCCAGAAAGTGTTCAGTGAAGAGTTCTTTACCACACTGCCAGAACATTGCCCCTATGACATTGCTATTGACCTGGAAGAAGACAAACAGCCTCCCTATGGCCCTATCTATTCTATGACCCCTGCAGAGAGAGAAGCACTCAAGGAACACATTGActcagaacttgcagctgggAAGATTGTGCCAACCACCTCACCAGCAGGAGCTCCAgtaatgtttgtaaaaagggCTGATGGGAGCCTTTGCTTAGTGGTGGACTATTGCCAGCTAaatgccatcacaatcaaggacagaTATGCACTACCCAGACAGGACAAGCTAACTGAGAAATTGCGCCATGCTAAGATCTTCACAAAGCTAGATTTGAGGAATGGATATCACAACATcagaatcaaggaaggagatgaatggaaggctgcattttgcactgcccttggtcactttGCTCCCACAGTCATGCAATTTGGCCTTAGCAACGCCCCAGCTGTGTTTAtgcgcttcatgaacaacatatTCCATGATTTACTTGACATCTCTGTGGTTGTgtatttggatgacatcttgatcttctcaaactcaagagaagagcatgtggaacacgtcaaggaagtcttatCTTGCTTGCTGAAGCATAATTTATtctgcaaccctgccaaatgctacttctttgtcaCAGAAGTCACCTACATTGGTCTTGTGATTACTCCTGAGGGCATCTCCATGGAAAAGGACAAGGTGCAAGCAATCATGGATTGGCTTGAACCCCAAAATGTGAAACAG AAGGAGCAACCATGGATCTGGCTAGAAGAacagaaggctgcatttgacaCAATCAAGGCTGAGATTTGCAAGGAGCCTGTTCTAGCTCACCCTGATGAATCCAAACCTTacaccttggaaacagacaCTTCTGGAGCAGCCATGGGCGCTGTACTATCTCAGAGAAAGGAAGATGGTTGTCTACATCCTGTTGCATTCATGTCAGCCAGCTTTTCACCTGCTGAGCTGAACTATGACACGCATGATAAGGAGCTACTTGCCATCATTTGTGCATTTGAGCACTGGAGAATCTTTCTGGAAGGAACTGAGCAGCCTATCACTGTGTTTACTGATCACaagaatctggagtactggaaatcaGCTAGAACGTTCAACAGGCGTCAT TCACAGAAACCTGATGCCCTGTCAAGACAACTAGATCACATGGACTTAGAACCATCTCCACAAGTTATGATTCCAGAATCTCACTTTGAGGCAttttcagcacacatagatTTGTCCTTGTtggatcaaatcaaggaagctacCCAGGAAGACCCTAGTCTTGACACAATCTTGCTAGCTGTATCAGATCCTAAATCCATGCCCCACAGCATTGCACAGAAGTTCAAGGACTATACAATACAGAAGGGTCTACTTCTGTATCAAGGAAGAGTAGTTGTGCCAGATGAACCTGAGATCAAACAGCAACTCTTATCTCACTTCCATGATTCTCCTGCTTCTGGTCACCAAGGAAGAGCACAAACTCTAGA aagcaagggCCATGCACACAACTATGCTCTCAACCTGCTTTCTGTCCCTGCAggtccctgggaagacatctcatatgatttcattgtcaagtttccCAAGTGTAAGGGATATGACAGCATCCTGGTGGTTGTAGACCGCTTctcaaagatgatgcacctggTTCCCTGCAAAGAAACTGCTACTGCCAAGGATGTTGCTCAGATGTTCTTGGaacat CTCCTCAAGGCACTCTATAAATCTCTGCAAATCACTCCTAGTTTCTCTACTGCTTACCACCCACAATCTGATGGACAAACTGAGATCAAGAACCTATGGCTAGAGGCTTACCTATGTCCCTTCATCAATCATAGACAGTCTGATTGGGTTGATTGGCTCCCActggctgaatttgctcacaacaatgccagaagcaaagcaacaggcaaattgccctttgagattgtgtatGGATGTTCTCCTGTCATTTCACCACTCCTGGAACCCACTGGATTGCCTATTGCTGATGACAGAGCCAAGCAACTGGCTGAGACAATTCAGGCAGTAcaggcatcaatcaaatgggctcagGAGCGCTACAAACAGGCAGACACAGGGAAACCACCTCCTGAGTTTCAACCAGGAGGCAAAGTTTGGCTTCTGGCTTCCAATATCACATTGCAGTGCCCCAATAAAAAGCTAGACCACAAACAATATGGCCCTTTCCCT ACcatgaagatccatgatgtgttccATGTCAGCTTATTGTCTGCTTTCAAACAAGAcacagagtttgattgcaCATTCACCCCTCTGCTGCCTGTAATCACagcagaaggagaagaagagtacaaagtagACAGATTTGTAGATTGGGCAGCAGAAGACAGAATCTGGAAGTACAGGGTgagatggaagggatatgcgCCCCATGAGGACACACAGGAACCAGCCAAGGATCTACAGCAttgcaaggacaaattgcgcaacttctttgccaattacCCAGATGCTCCAGCAGCCAACAATGCCatctgttatggatatgacatttcttcaataatct ACTTTGCCTATGTAATGGAGGCAGAGGATGCTGAGGGGTTCTTTGGTTGTCTCAAGGAGTGCCAACCTTGTGACATGGCCATGGGGTATACCAACCTCAAGGCCTTTACTGGTTACTTCTACAGGGACAGGGGTGCCCTTCCTCAGGGTGTGTGTgagcccaaggcccttaagaa GGCTACAGTTAATTTGCCACTGGGTGTTCAGGA AGACAGGGAAGTCAGCCCtggcttgttcttggggccACCATATTAG
- a CDS encoding Retrotransposon-derived protein PEG10 has product MLQDVTQAVESAIQCLLTAPSSTDPHTPPRRVFTVIDNTPKAPSGSGSSGNKDFLVPIKDEPDPKEKRVKLESPEPPKMTPNTSWAIPHTQEHLDLNPYSLSKGYLSAQPGETDEEKEARTLHNIATIMGRALSVPLQSTFRGLSQTPGPAQAKSKIPAPEKYDGKKGPAAKSFILDCKTYFLSNASSFPSDHKKLLNGDDKPTLESWNSFEAAFLCNWSNPAAAQIAEQRLHELKQLKSASNYATEIRIIASKLEWLDPTLIASFCQGLKAEVRSKLTEYTLHKNITELDKFISTACLIDDTLFEARKELRKDSNSSTSSPQRPAQGHSSNFVSKKIQEARINAGECSKCGEKSHKWEDCKNGWRLKTIERSKPESGKAAEVEELESLPQAGKV; this is encoded by the exons ATGTTGCAGGATGTTACACAAGCAGTAGAGAGCGCAATTCAGTGCCTTCTGACTGCCCCCAGCAGCACAGATCCACACACACCTCCCAGAAGAGTCTTCACAGTCATAGACAACACCCCCAAGGCCCCTTCTGGCTCAGGCAgctcaggcaacaaggacttctTAGTCCCTATCAAGGATGAGCCTGACCCAAAGGAAAAAAGGGTCAAATTGGAGTCACCAGAACCACCTAAAATGACCCCAAACACCTCCTGGGCAATCCCACACACCCAGGAACACCTTGACCTTAACCCATA TTCCCTAAGCAAAGGATATCTATCAGCGCAACCAGGAGAAAcagatgaagaaaaggaggcaagaacGCTACACAACATTGCTACCATCATGGGCAGAGCCTTATCTGTCCCACTCCAGAGCACCTTCAGGGGACTGTCCCAAACTCCTGGCCCAGCCCAAGCAAAATCCAAAatccctgctcctgagaagtatgatggcaagaagggccctgcagccaaatcatttatcctggattgcaaaacctactTCCTTAGCAATGCTTCCTCATTCCCTTCTGATCACA AGAAGCTGCTGAATGGGGATGACAAGCCAACCTTGGAATCCTGGAATTCCTTTGAAGCAGCATTCTTGTGCAACTGGAGcaatccagcagcagcacaaattgcagaacaacGCCTGCATGAGCTCAAGCAGCTGAAATCAGCAAGCAATTATGCCACAGAGATTAGAATCATAGCCAGCAAACTAGAATGGTTAGACCCCAccctcattgcctccttCTGCCAGGGGCTCAAGGCAGAAGTCAGAAGCAAGCTAACTGAGTACACCCTGCACAAGAACATCACTGAACTGGACAAGTTCATTTCTACTGCCTGTCTAATTGATGATACGTTGTTTGAAGCGCGCAAGGAGCTAAGAAAAgatagcaacagcagcaccagCTCACCACAACGCCCAGCTCAAGGGCACTCAAGCAAttttgtttccaagaagattCAGGAAGCAAGAATAAATGCTggagaatgttccaagtgtGGGGAGAAATCTCACAAATGGGAGGACTGCAAGAATGGATGGCGCCTCAAAACAATAGAACGCTCTAAGCCTGAATCAGGAAAGGCtgcagaagtagaagagctGGAATCACTTCCCCAAGCAGGAAAAGTCTAA
- a CDS encoding 12-oxophytodienoate reductase 2 — MQPQPIPMLDLFPPKPKDIDHDTELYHLELKTIPELNLTHIWEQVMQAHSPLNLGDQELCSKGSHSHSTHTSKMQLDLLELGGSDLDELADVDNMEYNPATYGLLPKLFIQEQLLVKVAKLGYLANLNNCPYCHSPCLDPSGRLYSIFQHIPLIPQLQALFWNQARFLKMLYWSEFQQSGTHVRDVFDAILYELLCTTRVVVDGVEQPYQHFEDF, encoded by the exons ATGCAGCCCCAGCCAATCCCCATGCTGGACCTTTTCCCCCCCAAGCCCAAAGATATAGACCATGATACAGAACTGTATCATTTGGAGCTCAAGACCATACCTGAACTCAACCTAACCCATATTTGGGAACAGGTCATGCAAGCACACAGCCCGCTCAACTTGGGAGATCAAGAGCTTTGCTCCAAAGGCTCTCATTCACACAGCACACATACCTCAAAGATGCAATTGGATTTGTTGGAGCTTGGAGGAAGTGACTTGGATGAGTTGGCAGATGTGGACAACATGGAATACAACCCTGCAACATATGGATTACTGCCCAAATTGTTCATTCAGGAGCAATTGTTGGTCAAGGTTGCTAAACTGG GATATCTTGCCAATCTCAACAATTGCCCTTACTGTCATTCCCCTTGCCTTGACCCTTCTGGACGTCTGTATTCCATTTTCCAACATATTCCACTTATCCCCCAGCTGCAAGCACTCTTTTGGAACCAAGCAAGATTCTTAAAAATGCTATATTGGTCTGAATTCCAGCAGAGTGGAACACATGTCCGGGATGTATTTGATGCCATACTCTATGAACTATTATGCACTACGCGTGTGGTTGTTGATGGAGTTGAACAGCCATACCAACATTTTGAGGACTTTTGA
- a CDS encoding Transposase family tnp2, which yields MICTSIIPGPHSPKDLNSFLQLLINKLVELSQGVEAIDVVNKEVFALCAHILAAFGDLPAIAKLMEFVGHNGCFPCCLCKIMNILGCTAKNTSHLYCPLYCSDNTGLDPYKLPLCTHKECLKDGYNVLQAPNNTAQANLATDYSIKGVTLLAKLLSIWIPNFFPVKAMHLVWINLIPQLADLWHKKFNGIDSGFEDYLINMLVWNSMGDISQPNIPNPQAKALTVTPELRAQISKYLATTYEVQIGKKLALELIPNTLQQWGQMQITQGGNLIQAQGYHKLQWDSCNTSFVWYELLANQLAHLPRATPNFVPTSYYGQLQYLFKLPLKPKSVVNLSKDGSKYLILAFILEAPVVIEKAYEYRVTWYKGKLGSGEVVNALTIQCTIGQIQDNKRWWIIDRIYTCYALDEQSPGNPTLIHASDPSAQIRTPQISPTPDAECKSDPRPRIRPLRKCPTPNKPKNPTPEQKSNPSRNSDPWGLQTSDPREKVRPLRGFGLKKPNPSRNNPPAPGSGFS from the exons ATGATATGCACCAGCATTATTCCTGGTCCCCACTCCCCCAAAGACCTCAACTCCTTCCTCCAGCTGCTAATCAACAAACTTGTGGAGCTGTCTCAAGGTGTTGAGGCCATAGATGTGGTTAACAAAGAGGTTTTTGCTCTTTGTGCGCATATTCTTGCAGCGTTTGGAGACTTACCAGCAATTGCAAAATTGATGGAGTTTGTAGGCCATAATGGCTGCTTCCCTTGTTGCTTATGCAAGATTATGAATATTCTTGGTTGCACAGCCAAGAATACATCCCATCTGTATTGCCCACTCTATTGTTCAGACAACACTGGACTTGACCCCTACAAACTCCCACTCTGCACTCACAAGGAGTGCCTTAAAGATGGATACAATGTCCTCCAAGCTCCAAACAACACTGCACAGGCCAACTTAGCAACTGATTACAGCATCAAGGGTGTGACGTTGTTGGCTAAACTCTTGTCAATCTGGATCCCCAACTTTTTCCCTGTCAAAGCTATGCATCTTGTGTGGATAAACTTGATCCCTCAGCTTGCAGACTTATGGCACAAAAAATTCAATGGAATTGATTCTGGATTTGAGGATTACCTGATCAACATGCTTGTCTGGAATTCTATGGGGGACAT ATCCCAACCAAATATTCCTAACCCCCAGGCCAAGGCACTCACTGTAACTCCTGAACTACGCGCACAGATCTCCAAGTACTTGGCAACCACCTATGAAGTACAAATTGGAAAGAAATTAGCTCTAGAGCTGATTCCCAATACACTCCAACAATGGGGCCAAATGCAAATCACCCAGGGAGGCAACTTGATTCAAGCACAAGGCTACCATAAGCTACAATGGGACAGCTGCAACACATCATTTGTTTGG TATGAACTGCTGGCCAATCAACTTGCTCATCTTCCAAGAGCAACACCCAACTTTGTCCCAACTTCTTATTATGGTCAGCTTCAATATTTGTTTAAGTTGCCCCTAAAGCCCAAAAGTGTTGTCAATCTGTCAAAGGATGGATCCAAATATCTCATTCTTGCATTCATCTTGGAGGCACCAGTGGTTATTGAAAAAGCTTATGAATACAGGGTCACATGGTACAAGGGAAAGTTGGGAAGTGGGGAAGTGGTCAACGCCCTAACCATACAGTGTACTATTGGACAAATTCAAGACAACAAGCGTTGGTGGATCATTGATAGGA TTTACACTTGCTACGCGCTGGATGAGCAATCGCCTGGAAATCCGACCCTAATTCACGCATCCGACCCCAGTGCTCAAATCCGAACCCCTCAAATAAGCCCGACCCCCGACGCAGAATGTAAATCCGACCCCCGGCCACGAATCCGGCCTCTCCGAAAATGTCCGACCCCTAACAAACCCAAGAACCCGACCCCCGAGCAGAAATCCAACCCCTCGAGAAATTCCGACCCCTGGGGATTACAGACATCCGACCCTCGAGAAAAAGTCCGACCCTTGAGGGGGTTCGGACTTAAAAAGCCGAACCCCAGCCGAAATAACCCCCCGGCGCCGGGGTCCGGTTTTTCCTAG